One part of the Silurus meridionalis isolate SWU-2019-XX chromosome 26, ASM1480568v1, whole genome shotgun sequence genome encodes these proteins:
- the LOC124379865 gene encoding complement C3-like — protein sequence MHLLSVRMCFLMLFFWIVFVCVFAQVSTSIEGHPPFPDYIYPYVPQVPRLSDFERDPKFVVVAPSKLQVGNEENILLEAFGLSEPVVVTLLVYDYPQRSVMLLQGTVTLNVDNNYSVLKTIKIPPRALQQETRVSKYVVLRALFGRFQELEYVSQVSYRSGYIFIQTDKTIYNPGDTVRFRAFASTPEFQAFNSTISVEIQNSDEITIHAQPEVRAADGVYTNTYALSDIAKEGKWKIVAKFDNLKENTYSAPFEVKKYELPGFNVSLVPTKFHLSLEDKEFEVKVYAKYLYGEKVDGVAYVVFGIENDGVKVRVSSMKQVKDLDGGIATLTIDELKKAYPDVSHLDGLSIYVKASVMTTTGSDLVEAEKSGIKIILAPYVLAIKDTSRFYKSGLPFDLTVTVSHHDGSPAPNVPVKISFLSAPVKVHSGTIRVSLNMPCGFSVRTIKVNTVVPELKPEQQAKTEWPVEASMPFSVVEPNHLYITVDKKEAKLGDTVDFHLHLSFTSNQKRTNPQQISYTVLNKGKMIRAGKVNVTEYDVANFSLLLTPEMLPAFRFVAYYILPFPYSLDVMADSLLVNVESRCLGSLKVEPLRGEVKESYSPGDSFNFQLRGDPGAKVSLVAVDNSVFLLSESRLTQKKIWDTLGHGDLGCTSGGGQNSMGVFQDAGLNFHSNFIASTTNMMVPCSWKIRRRRSAEKLHLRDKLEKSYSERFLRRCCSDGMREIPMAYSCRRRALYITEEWSCVMAFLKCCSKYRGEELGIIVTPPPPTIGSVPGGVPSLDVMPLHIPGLYYDPRVAGPLSWPPAGSVVPSFGGAALAGDSGPLVPGGPVGPLGPVGSSGPVGGYGLGARPAAGALVPAFIQEGLSVTTGVAGLHAPTGSDEYYDKLDDIYVRTKFFESWLWTDVQLPEAPGPDGLAVAPVESVLPDSITQWGILGISASASTGFCVAEPFNIRAWKPFFIKLSLPRTAARNEHVEVKAVLHNYMSKDLKVLFILSKMVNMCSVAYTEDHKQEVFVRAKSSVLIPYTVIPLKTGELPLQVTAVSHSFTGRDAVRKTLCVVMEGIQKMDVRSFVLNPADKGDSEGNQVIRMKRATLSFVVPNSVPKTLVNIRGNLLADSIDNSISQDSLAALIQMPGGCVEQNLASITLPLIAVHYLDRSSQWESVGIQRREVAISYIKTGYENQLHYRKSDDSYPPYNNEGTSTWITAFVVKVFSMAYPFITVDKQNICRPLLYLLNHKQLPSGAFEEDNPVYTTSMTGGLQGAESTETLTAFVLIALSEARNAVKCSSSEVNTGGIGLRLLDHGSLDLLFQRAGVYLKERYHRLRRPYSVAIACYALAVSNQGCSKSVLLKSASADRKHWPDAENTFFTLEATGYALLALLKGGHVQEAAAPFQWLNQQRRVGGGFGPTQSTMVVLQALSEYLVKVPPPADMNLKVVLSVPGRSDIHQAFTKHLAHVAYSFSVPTDQDFSVMASGSGQGILEVVTVYNELPDVHKKSSCNGFELNVSISESDEKPPAEVEKVYKLSINVRALEQHQVRMAVLDINLPTGFEPENSDLELLTNAVDRYINNFQVVDNLSDRGSLIIHLFKVSNKEADVITFRLNQKFKVGLLQPSTVTVYQYYNPDKRCSRFYTPPEDKEQLSQMCKGNVCRCTQGDCCVVKTDPQTVAARKTAACSGVQHVYKVRALNASMSQYDRYELEILQVIKEGSEVGVKEKDTRVFLSHAGCRAGLNLLTGQDYLIIGPPSDIWQAGSDENGYTYTLGKNTWVEHWPSGACDKCAELDNFSAKLQNDGCQT from the exons ATGCATCTCCTGTCTGTAAGGATGTGTTTTTTAATGCTGTTCTtctggattgtgtttgtgtgtgtttttgctcaGGTCAGCACCAGTATTGAGGG ACATCCTCCTTTTCCTGACTATATTTACCCATATGTTCCTCAAGTACC ACGGTTGTCGGACTTTGAACGCGACCCAAA gtttgttgttgttgctccATCTAAGCTACAAGTgggaaatgaagaaaatatccTGCTGGAGGCGTTTGGACTTTCTGAGCCAGTCGTCGTTACTCTCTTGGTGTACGATTATCCACAGAGGTCTGTAATGCTGTTGCAGGGAACGGTCACCCTGAACGTTGATAATAACTACAGCGTCCTCAAAACCATAAAG ATACCTCCAAGAGCCCTGCAGCAAGAAACAAGAGTCAGCAAATATGTTGTGCTGCGTGCCTTGTTTGGAAGATTCCAAGAGCTTGAGTACGTCAGTCAAGTGTCTTATCGGTCTGGGTACATCTTCATCCAAACCGACAAGACCATCTACAACCCAGGAGACACAG ttcgCTTCAGAGCCTTTGCCTCTACTCCAGAGTTTCAGGCTTTCAACAGTACAATTTCTGTCGAAATTCAG AACTCTGATGAAATTACAATCCATGCACAACCCGAGGTCAGAGCAGCAGACGGGGTTTACACCAACACCTACGCACTCTCGGACATTGCGAA AGAGGGCAAGTGGAAGATTGTTGCCAAATTTGACAACTTGAAAGAAAACACATACAGTGCACCCTTTGAGGTGAAGAAATACG AACTCCCAGGATTCAATGTCTCGCTGGTGCCGACAAAGTTCCATCTGAGTTTAGAAGATAAAGAATTTGAGGTGAAGGTGTACGCCAA ATATTTGTATGGCGAGAAAGTAGATGGCGTCGCCTACGTGGTGTTCGGAATAGAGAATGACGGAGTGAAAGTACGAGTCTCCTCCATGAAGCAAGTCAAAGAT CTGGATGGTGGGATTGCCACTTTGACCATTGATGAACTTAAGAAAGCCTACCCTGATGTCAGCCACTTAGACGGCTTGTCCATATATGTCAAAGCTTCCGTGATGACCACCACAG gaAGTGACCTTGTGGAGGCGGAAAAGTCGGGCATTAAAATCATCTTAGCACCGTACGTTCTTGCCATTAAGGACACGTCAAGGTTTTATAAATCTGGCCTGCCGTTTGACTTGACg GTTACGGTCAGCCACCATGACGGCTCCCCGGCTCCAAACGTTCCGGTGAAAATCAGCTTCCTGTCCGCTCCTGTCAAAGTCCACAGCGGCACCATCAGGGTGTCCCTCAACATGCCATGTGGCTTTAGCGTCAGAACTATAAAG GTAAATACGGTAGTCCCAGAGCTGAAGCCTGAGCAGCAGGCAAAGACCGAATGGCCGGTGGAGGCGTCCATGCCTTTCAGCGTTGTAGAACCTAACCATCTTTACATTACTGTAGACAAGAAGGAGGCAAAATTAGGAGACACTGTGGACTTCCACCTGCATCTCAGCTTCACATCCAACCAAAAAAGGACAAACCCTCAACAGATTTCATATACC GTGTTAAACAAGGGAAAGATGATCCGGGCAGGCAAAGTGAACGTAACCGAGTACGACGTGGCAAACTTTTCCCTGCTGCTGACGCCAGAGATGCTGCCTGCTTTCCGCTTTGTGGCATACTACATTTTGCCATTCCCTTATTCATTAGATGTGATGGCCGATTCCCTTTTGGTGAATGTGGAGAGCCGATGTTTGGGATCG CTCAAGGTTGAACCGTTAAGGGGGGAGGTGAAGGAATCGTACTCGCCTGGCGACAGCTTTAACTTTCAACTGAGGGGCGACCCCGGAGCGAAGGTCAGCCTTGTAGCCGTGGACAACTCTGTGTTCCTGTTGAGTGAGAGTCGTCTGACACAGAAGAAG ATTTGGGACACGCTGGGGCATGGGGATTTGGGCTGCACTTCAGGCGGAGGGCAGAACAGTATGGGTGTATTCCAGGATGCAGGACTGAATTTTCACTCAAACTTCATAGCATCAACTACAAATATGATGG TTCCATGCTCCTGGAAGATCAGGAGGAGGCGCTCGGCTGAAAAACTGCATCTCCGGGACAAGCTTG AGAAGTCCTATTCCGAGAGGTTTCTACGGCGCTGCTGCTCCGATGGCATGAGGGAGATTCCCATGGCGTACTCGTGCCGCCGTCGTGCTCTTTACATCACTGAGGAGTGGAGCTGCGTGATGGCTTTTCTCAAATGCTGCTCGAAGTACAGGGGTGAAGAGCTGGGAATCATCGTcaccccaccaccacccacaATCGGATCTGTACCTGGGG gcgTTCCTAGCCTTGATGTTATGCCTTTGCATATTCCTGGCCTTTATTATGATCCTCGGGTAGCTGGACCTCTTTCATGGCCTCCCGCTGGTTCTGTTGTTCCTTCATTTGGTGGTGCAGCTCTTGCTGGTGATTCTGGTCCTCTAGTTCCTGGAGGTCCTGTAGGTCCTTTAGGTCCTGTAGGTTCTTCAGGTCCTGTTGGTGGTTATGGTCTTGGTGCTCGTCCTGCTGCTGGTGCTCTTGTTCCAGCTTTTATTCAAGAAGGTCTTAGTGTCACGACGGGTGTGGCAGGACTCCACGCACCTACAGGTAGTGATGAGTACTACGACAAGCTAGATGACATTTATGTACGCACCAAGTTCTTTGAGTCCTGGCTGTGGACAGACGTCCAACTTCCTGAAGCACCTGGGCCAGATGG ATTGGCAGTAGCACCAGTGGAGTCTGTTCTCCCTGACAGCATCACTCAGTGGGGGATTCTGGGGATCAGTGCATCAGCTAGCACAG GTTTCTGTGTAGCCGAGCCGTTCAATATCCGGGCATGGAAGCCGTTCTTCATCAAACTTAGTCTCCCTCGCACCGCAGCCAGAAACGAACATGTTGAGGTGAAGGCCGTGCTACACAACTACATGAGCAAGGACCTGAAG GTGCTGTTCATCTTGTCAAAAATGGTGAATATGTGCAGTGTGGCATATACTGAGGATCACAAGCAGGAGGTTTTTGTGCGAGCTAAATCCTCTGTGCTCATCCCCTACACTGTAATCCCGCTCAAAACAGGAGAGCTCCCCCTGCAGGTCACTGCTGTGTCACACAGCTTCACTGGACGGGACGCAGTCCGGAAAACACTCTGTGTAGTG ATGGAAGGTATTCAGAAGATGGATGTGAGGAGTTTTGTGTTGAATCCTGCTGATAAAGGAGACAGTG AAGGAAATCAAGTGATTCGGATGAAAAGAGCTACATTGAGTTTTGTGGTTCCCAACTCTGTTCCCAAAACACTTGTCAACATCAGAG GTAATCTGTTGGCCGACAGCATTGATAACTCTATCAGTCAGGACTCGCTGGCGGCGCTGATCCAGATGCCCGGAGGCTGTGTGGAGCAAAACCTGGCTAGCATCACGCTCCCGCTCATCGCTGTTCATTATCTAGACCGCAGCTCGCAATGGGAGAGTGTAGGAATCCAGCGCAGGGAGGTCGCCATCTCATACATAAAAACTG GCTACGAGAACCAGCTTCATTACCGTAAATCAGACGACTCGTATCCACCATATAACAATGAAGGAACAAGCACATg GATCACAGCGTTCGTGGTGAAGGTGTTCTCCATGGCTTATCCGTTCATCACGGTGGATAAGCAGAACATCTGTCGCCCGCTGCTCTACCTGCTCAATCACAAGCAGCTTCCATCTGGAGCGTTCGAGGAGGACAACCCGGTCTATACCACCTCCATGACG ggaggtCTTCAGGGTGCTGAATCCACGGAAACTCTGACTGCGTTTGTATTGATAGCATTGTCCGAAGCTAGGAATGCTGTTAAATGCAGCAGTTCAGAAGTAAACACAGGG GGTATCGGATTGAGACTACTGGATCACGGTTCTTTGGATTTGCTGTTCCAAAGAGCAGGAGTGTATCTAAAGGAGCGGTACCACCGGCTGCGCAGGCCGTACTCTGTAGCGATTGCGTGTTACGCCCTGGCTGTGAGCAATCAGGGCTGCTCGAAGAGCGTGTTGCTGAAATCCGCATCAGCAG ACCGTAAGCACTGGCCAGATGCAGAAAACACGTTCTTCACGCTGGAGGCGACAGGTTATGCACTGCTAGCCCTGCTTAAAGGAGGCCATGTTCAGGAGGCGGCCGCTCCGTTTCAGTGGCTGAATCAGCAGCGACGGGTCGGGGGAGGATTCGGACCCACCCAG TCCACCATGGTGGTACTACAGGCTCTGTCCGAGTACCTGGTGAAGGTACCTCCTCCAGCTGACATGAATCTGAAAGTGGTACTCAGTGTTCCTGGGCGCTCAGATATTCACCAGGCCTTCACCAAACATCTGGCTCATGTGGCATATTCCTTCTCG GTGCCTACAGATCAGGACTTCTCAGTAATGGCCTCAGGAAGTGGTCAGGGGATCCTGGAG GTGGTAACTGTGTATAACGAGTTGCCTGATGTACACAAGAAGAGCTCCTGTAACGGATTTGAGCTGAACGTCTCTATTAGCGAGAGCGATG AGAAGCCTCCAGCAGAGGTCGAGAAGGTGTATAAACTCAGTATCAATGTAAG AGCGCTGGAGCAGCATCAGGTGCGCATGGCTGTGTTGGACATCAACCTGCCGACAGGCTTTGAACCAGAGAACTCCGACTTGGAGCTG CTGACCAACGCTGTGGATCGCTACATCAACAATTTCCAAGTGGTGGACAATCTGAGCGATCGAGGTTCCCTCATCATTCATCTGTTCAAG gtctcCAACAAAGAGGCAGACGTCATTACGTTCAGGCTGAACCAGAAATTTAAAGTGGGCCTCCTGCAACCGTCTACAGTTACTGTCTACCAGTATTACAATCCAG ATAAACGCTGCAGCAGGTTTTACACTCCACCAGAGGACAAGGAGCAGCTCAGTCAGATGTGCAAAGGCAATGTTTGCCGCTGCACGCAGG GTGACTGTTGTGTAGTGAAGACGGACCCTCAGACAGTCGCAGCGAGAAAGACTGCGGCGTGCAGTGGAGTCCAACATG TGTACAAGGTCCGAGCGTTAAACGCGAGTATGAGCCAGTATGATCGGTACGAGCTAGAGATCCTGCAGGTCATAAAAGAAG GCTCTGaagttggtgtaaaagaaaaGGACACGCGAGTGTTTCTCTCTCACGCTGGCTGCAGGGCGGGGCTAAATCTGCTCACGGGGCAGGACTACCTCATCATCGGTCCACCCTCTGACATCTGGCAAGCAGGCAGTGATGAAAACGG TTACACGTACACTCTGGGGAAGAACACGTGGGTGGAGCACTGGCCATCTGGTGCATGTGACAAATGCGCAGAGCTCGACAATTTTAGCGCCAAACTGCAGAACGATGGCTGCCAGACCTAA
- the LOC124379866 gene encoding LOW QUALITY PROTEIN: complement C3-like (The sequence of the model RefSeq protein was modified relative to this genomic sequence to represent the inferred CDS: inserted 2 bases in 1 codon), protein MCHVTCMSASGLRPSPKFALVAPAVLRVETNENILLEAFGLSQPVSVSVSVYDFPAKSHQLWQGSVTLNSDNNYNVLQSIKINPSVLQREEKETKYVELVAQFGDFQEVKYISKVSFLSGYIFIQTDKPIYNPGDTVRSRAFVSNAAFQAFSGTISVEIQNPDGITVYTTGRSKAENGVFSNTYGLSDIVKEGKWKIIAKFDHWKENTFSADFEVKKYVLPAFNVTLIPQNAHFSLDGQELKVEVHARYVYGEKVKGVAYVVFGVEKNGEKVRLPSMKQVNNLDGGTATLTIDELRKAYSNINSLVGSSIYIKASVLTSSGSDLVEAEKSGIKIVLAPYVLAIKDTSKFYKSGLPFDMTVTVSHHDGSPAPNVPVKINLVPTLFTLHSGTIKASLNMPSDIKLITAETLVPGLRQDQQTKANWIVQPYTPFNPEKPNQLHVMLDKYTGQAGQTLNFQLHLSTFSEKEKNFLQHVSYIVLNKGRIIRTGKIDIKGHEMTNFPLLLTSEMMPAFRFVVYYILPWSSIIEVVSDSILVAVESNCVGSLKVEPLAGEVMSSYSPGDSLSFQVRGDPGAKVSLVAVDNSVFLLSKGRLTQKKVWDTLGQGDLGCSSGGGKDSMGVFQDAGLHFQSSFGVVTDSSQACSSKSRRKRSAEQLRLKAQLEQSYSEQFLQRCCSDGMRDIPMAYSCRRRALYITEEWSCVIAFLTCCSKYRREELGVVTPPPPTTPEPTTTPEPTISESISTFYFRPVSRHFIRGESLMLGFVPRLREETLTIQYARVVPAPEAEIEDHEDFEQVDEDNMLDESDYEIDDIYVRKSFXESWLWTDVKLPGTPGTDGLAVMPVEDVLPDSITQWGILGVSASSKTGFCVAEPFNIRAFKRFFIDLRLPRTAARNEHVEVKAVLHNYMNENLTALVILSKTVDMCSVAFTGDHKQEVFVRAQSSVLIPYTVIPLQAGALPLQVTAVSRSLSGQDAIRKILHVVVEGVQKMNVRSYVLNPATKGDIDGNQAIRVDKVKLSSVVPNSLPETFVNVRGHLIADSIDNSINQDSLAALIRMPGGCVEQNLASITLPLIAVHYLDRSSQWESVGMQRRDEALKYIKKGYDNQLHYRKTDYSYPPYRNEGTSTWITAFVVKVFSMAYPFITVDNQNICGPLLYLLKHKQLHSGAFKEDNPVYTTSMTGGLRGAESSETLTAFVLIALAEAKGAVTCNDPEINIEVMFQRAGDYLKERYHRLRRPYSVAIACYALAVSNQGCAKSVLLKSASADRTHWPDADNSLFALEATGYALLALLEGGHFEEAAAPFNWLNQHRRVGGGYGSTQSTMVVLQALSKYLVKKPSPADMNLHVDLSVPGRSDVRWAFNSKLAHVARSARVPLDQDFTVLASGNGQGILEVLTVYNELPDVHEKSSCNGFDLNVSIMESNERPPADGEKVYKLSIDVRALAQQQMRMVVLDISLPTGFEPETSDLELLTNAVDRYINNFQVVDNLSDRGSLIIHLFKVSNKEADVITFRLNQKFKVGLLQPSTVTVYQYYNPDKRCSRFYTPPEDKEQLSQICKGNVCRCTQGDCCVMKTTAQTNVARHNVACSGNHHVYKVRVLSVSMSQYDRYEMQILQVIKEGSEVGLKGKDTRVFLSHAGCRAGLNLLKDQDYLIIGPPSDIWQAGSDENRYTYTLGKGTWVEHWPSPADCNAQAQDKCKQLEQYASELADTGCRT, encoded by the exons ATGTGTCATGTAACCTGCATGT CAGCAAGCGGACTTCGACCGTCACCAAA GTTTGCACTGGTGGCTCCAGCGGTGCTGAGAGTAGAAACTAACGAAAACATCCTGCTAGAGGCATTTGGACTTTCTCAGCCCGTCAGTGTTTCCGTTTCTGTGTACGATTTTCCAGCCAAGTCGCATCAACTCTGGCAGGGAAGCGTCACCCTCAACTCGGATAATAACTACAACGTCCTCCAATCCATCAAG ATCAATCCGAGTGTCCTGCAgcgagaagagaaagagaccaAGTATGTAGAGCTGGTGGCCCAGTTTGGAGACTTCCAGGAGGTTAAGTACATCAGTAAGGTGTCCTTTCTGTCTGGATACATCTTTATCCAGACAGACAAACCCATCTACAACCCAGGAGACACAG TGCGCAGTCGAGCTTTTGTTTCGAATGCTGCTTTTCAGGCTTTCAGTGGCACCATTTCTGTTGAAATCCAG AATCCTGATGGAATAACGGTCTATACCACAGGGAGGAGCAAAGCAGAAAATGGTGTTTTCTCCAACACCTATGGCCTCTCGGACATTGTCAA GGAGGGCAAGTGGAAGATTATTGCTAAATTCGACCACTGGAAAGAGAACACGTTTAGTGCGGATTTTGAGGTGAAGAAATACG TGCTTCCAGCGTTCAATGTGACGCTAATACCGCAAAACGCCCACTTCAGTTTGGACGGTCAGGAGTTGAAGGTAGAAGTTCACGCCAG GTATGTGTATGGTGAGAAAGTGAAAGGCGTCGCATACGTGGTGTTTGGAGTGGAGAAGAATGGAGAGAAAGTGCGACTCCCCTCCATGAAGCAAGTGAATAAT CTGGACGGTGGGACGGCCACTCTGACCATCGATGAGCTTAGGAAGGCCTACTCAAACATCAACAGCCTCGTAGGCTCGTCCATATACATCAAAGCTTCCGTCTTGACCAGCTCAG GAAGCGACCTAGTGGAAGCAGAGAAGTCGGGCATCAAAATCGTCTTGGCACCCTACGTGCTCGCCATTAAAGACACGTCAAAGTTTTATAAATCGGGTCTACCTTTTGATATGACG GTTACAGTTAGTCACCACGATGGCTCACCGGCTCCGAACGTCCCTGTTAAAATCAACTTGGTGCCCACTCTGTTCACATTGCACAGCGGTACCATCAAAGCATCTCTGAACATGCCTTCTGATATAAAGCTTATAACA GCAGAGACGCTCGTCCCAGGATTGAGGCAGGATCAGCAGACGAAGGCTAATTGGATCGTGCAACCGTACACGCCTTTTAATCCCGAAAAGCCGAACCAGCTTCACGTCATGCTAGACAAGTATACCGGGCAAGCTGGACAGACTTTAAACTTCCAACTGCACCTGAGCACTTtctcagagaaagagaaaaacttCCTACAGCACGTTTCCTACATT GTGCTGAATAAAGGGAGAATAATCCGTACTGGCAAGATTGACATCAAGGGGCATGAAATGACCAACTTTCCCCTGCTTCTGACTTCAGAGATGATGCCTGCGTTCCGCTTCGTGGTGTACTACATACTGCCTTGGAGCTCCATAATCGAGGTGGTGTCCGACTCCATTTTGGTGGCCGTGGAGAGCAATTGTGTGGGATCA CTTAAAGTTGAACCGTTGGCGGGTGAGGTGATGTCCTCGTACTCGCCAGGCGACAGCTTAAGCTTTCAAGTGAGGGGCGACCCTGGAGCCAAGGTCAGCCTTGTTGCTGTGGACAACTCCGTTTTCCTGCTGAGTAAGGGCCGCCTGACACAGAAGAAG GTTTGGGATACGTTGGGACAGGGCGATTTGGGCTGCTCTTCAGGTGGAGGGAAGGACAGTATGGGTGTGTTCCAGGATGCAGGATTACATTTTCAGTCAAGCTTCGGTGTTGTAACCGATTCAAGCcaag CGTGTTCCTCGAAGTCCAGGAGAAAGCGTTCTGCTGAGCAGCTGCGTCTCAAAGCCCAGCTGG AGCAATCCTATTCCGAGCAGTTTCTACAGCGCTGCTGCTCTGATGGCATGAGGGACATCCCGATGGCGTACTCGTGTCGCCGTCGTGCTCTTTACATCACTGAGGAGTGGAGCTGCGTGATCGCTTTTCTCACGTGCTGCTCAAAGTACAGGCGTGAAGAGCTGGGCGTAGTcaccccaccaccacccaccactCCAGAGCCAACCACTACTCCAGAGCCAACCATTTCTGAGTCAATATCCACCTTTTACTTCAGACCTGTGAGCCGGCATTTTATTAGAG GTGAATCCTTAATGCTCGGATTCGTTCCTCGTCTCCGTGAAGAAACCTTAACTATCCAATATGCTCGTGTAGTCCCGGCACCAGAAGCAGAAATAGAGGATCACGAGGACTTTGAGCAGGTTGATGAGGACAATATGCTGGATGAAAGCGACTATGAGATTGATGACATTTATGTTCGCAAAAGTTT GGAATCGTGGCTGTGGACTGATGTTAAACTTCCTGGAACGCCTGGGACTGATGG ATTGGCTGTTATGCCTGTGGAAGACGTTCTCCCAGACAGCATCACTCAATGGGGCATTTTGGGTGTCAGTGCATCATCTAAAACAG GATTCTGCGTAGCCGAGCCGTTCAACATCCGGGCTTTTAAGCGTTTCTTTATCGACCTCCGCCTTCCTCGCACTGCAGCCAGAAACGAGCACGTGGAAGTCAAGGCCGTGCTGCACAACTACATGAATGAGAACTTGACG GCGCTGGTGATCCTGTCAAAAACGGTGGACATGTGCAGTGTGGCATTTACTGGGGATCACAAGCAGGAGGTTTTTGTGCGAGCTCAATCCTCAGTGCTCATTCCCTACACTGTAATCCCGCTCCAAGCAGGAGCGCTCCCCCTGCAGGTCACTGCTGTGTCACGCAGCCTGAGTGGACAGGACGCCATTAGAAAAATCCTTCACGTGGTG GTGGAGGGCGTTCAGAAGATGAACGTGAGGAGTTATGTGTTGAATCCTGCCACAAAAGGAGACATCG ATGGAAATCAGGCGATTCGGGTGGATAAAGTTAAACTGAGTTCTGTGGTCCCCAACTCGCTTCCTGAAACGTTTGTTAACGTCAGAG GTCATTTGATTGCAGACAGCATCGATAACTCCATCAATCAGGACTCGCTGGCGGCGCTGATCCGGATGCCAGGAGGCTGTGTGGAGCAGAACCTGGCTAGCATCACGCTGCCGCTCATCGCCGTTCACTACCTGGACCGCAGCTCGCAGTGGGAGAGTGTGGGAATGCAACGCAGAGATGAGGCCCTGAAGTACATTAAGAAAG GCTACGACAACCAGCTTCATTATCGCAAAACGGACTACTCCTATCCACCGTACAGAAATGAAGGAACCAGCACCTG GATCACAGCGTTCGTGGTGAAGGTGTTCTCCATGGCTTATCCGTTCATCACGGTGGATAATCAAAACATCTGTGGCCCCCTGCTCTACCTGCTTAAGCACAAGCAGCTCCATTCTGGAGCGTTCAAGGAGGACAACCCGGTCTATACCACCTCCATGACG ggagGTCTTCGGGGTGCTGAATCCAGTGAAACTCTAACTGCGTTTGTACTGATAGCCTTGGCTGAAGCTAAGGGTGCTGTTACATGCAATGATCCAGAAATAAACAtagag GTGATGTTCCAAAGAGCAGGAGATTACCTGAAAGAGCGATACCACCGGCTGCGCAGGCCGTACTCCGTCGCCATTGCATGTTACGCTCTGGCTGTGAGCAATCAAGGCTGCGCAAAGAGCGTTTTGCTGAAATCGGCATCAGCAG ACCGCACACACTGGCCGGATGCAGACAATTCCTTATTTGCGCTGGAGGCGACAGGTTACGCACTGCTGGCCCTTCTTGAAGGTGGACATTTTGAGGAGGCGGCTGCTCCGTTCAATTGGCTGAATCAGCATCGACGGGTCGGGGGAGGATATGGATCCACCCAG TCCACCATGGTGGTGCTGCAGGCGCTGTCTAAATACCTGGTGAAGAAACCTTCTCCAGCTGACATGAACCTGCACGTGGACCTCAGTGTTCCTGGTCGCTCGGATGTACGCTGGGCTTTTAACTCCAAACTGGCCCATGTGGCACGTTCCGCTAGG GTTCCTCTCGATCAGGACTTTACGGTGCTTGCCTCAGGAAATGGCCAAGGAATCCTTGAG GTGCTCACAGTTTACAACGAGTTGCCAGATGTGCATGAGAAGAGCTCCTGTAATGGTTTTGATTTGAATGTTTCCATTATGGAAAGCAACG AACGGCCTCCAGCAGATGGAGAGAAGGTGTACAAACTCAGCATCGACGTGAG GGCTCTGGCGCAGCAGCAAATGCGCATGGTGGTGCTCGACATCAGTTTGCCTACTGGATTTGAACCCGAAACCTCGGATCTCGAGCTG CTGACCAACGCTGTGGATCGCTACATCAACAATTTCCAAGTGGTGGACAATCTGAGCGATCGAGGTTCCCTCATCATTCATCTGTTCAAG gtctCCAACAAAGAGGCAGACGTCATTACGTTCAGGCTGAACCAGAAATTTAAAGTGGGCCTACTGCAACCGTCTACAGTTACTGTCTACCAGTATTACAATCCAG aTAAACGCTGCAGCAGGTTTTACACTCCACCGGAGGACAAGGAGCAGCTCAGTCAGATCTGCAAAGGCAACGTTTGCCGCTGCACGCAGG GCGACTGCTGCGTGATGAAGACAACTGCTCAGACAAACGTAGCGAGGCATAATGTTGCATGCAGCGGAAATCACCACG TGTACAAGGTCCGAGTGTTGAGCGTGAGTATGAGCCAGTATGACCGATATGAGATGCAGATCCTGCAGGTCATAAAAGAAG GCTCAGAAGTTGGTCTAAAAGGAAAGGACACAcgtgtgtttctctctcacgCTGGCTGCAGGGCGGGGCTGAATCTGCTTAAAGATCAGGACTACCTCATCATCGGTCCACCCTCTGACATCTGGCAAGCAGGCAGTGATGAAAACAG GTACACGTACACTCTGGGAAAGGGGACGTGGGTGGAACACTGGCCGTCACCAGCTGATTGTAATGCTCAGGCGCAAGACAAATGCAAGCAGCTGGAGCAATACGCGTCGGAATTAGCGGACACTGGCTGCCGgacctaa